The Metamycoplasma phocicerebrale genome includes a region encoding these proteins:
- the leuS gene encoding leucine--tRNA ligase: MYNHKLIEKKWQDFWEKNESFKTTEKHNKKSYILDMFPYPSGAGLHVGHLEGYTATDIISRYKRLNGYDVLHPIGWDAFGLPAEQYALKTGNHPASFTLKNIDNFRRQLKLIGFSYDYKKEINTTDPKFYVWTQWIFKELYKQGLASIEEIDVNWCEGLGTVLANEEIIEIDGIRVSERGHFPVIRKPMKQWVLKITAYADKLLEGLNELDWPESLKLLQRNWIGKSEGHVVEWNILNSDKTLKTFTTRLDTIFGVSALVISPEHPLLLKLTSLDKKKEVKEYIEIAKTKNDLERSQLNKQKTGLFIGTYAIHPLTKEKIQIWVSDYVLMTYGTGAVMSVPAHDSRDYDFAKKYSLNIKPIIETKELPYLEDGKHINSDMANGLNIEEAKESIYFALKDIKKIEKKTNYKLRDWVFSRQRYWGEPFPVLFDEEDNIYLVKELVKLPEINNIKPSGTTNGPLANVKEWMNVEYKNKKYKHDTNVMPQWAGSSWYFLAYILKNEDGSYTPLNSEEAKKRFENWMPVDLYIGGQEHAVLHLLYARFWHRFLYDLGIVNTKEPFAKLINQGLILGPDGQKMSKSLGNVINPDGLVESHGADALRLYEMFMGPLTDSKSWNTDSLNGMRKWLDKIYNLILNLKDNIDIAEKNPKLDSKINQLILDINENIEKYKFNIAISKFMVFANYLSTLNKINSLNIIKIFAILLSPFAPHISEEFLELIDEKSMQYQNWPYADKDKIISENVQIGIQINGKVRGQIEILPEWNEDEIIEIAKNIPTIKKWLENKQIVKVIYIENKILNIIIK; the protein is encoded by the coding sequence ATGTATAATCACAAATTAATTGAAAAAAAATGACAAGATTTTTGAGAAAAAAACGAATCTTTTAAAACAACTGAAAAACATAATAAAAAATCTTATATCTTAGATATGTTTCCATATCCTTCTGGAGCCGGGCTTCATGTCGGACATTTAGAAGGATATACTGCAACGGATATAATTTCAAGATATAAAAGATTAAATGGTTATGATGTATTGCATCCAATAGGTTGGGATGCTTTTGGTTTACCTGCTGAACAGTATGCTTTAAAAACAGGAAATCATCCAGCTTCTTTTACATTAAAAAATATAGATAACTTTAGAAGACAACTAAAATTAATAGGTTTCTCTTATGACTATAAAAAAGAAATAAATACAACTGATCCTAAATTTTATGTTTGAACTCAATGAATCTTTAAAGAATTATATAAACAAGGTTTAGCATCAATCGAGGAAATTGATGTCAATTGATGCGAAGGTTTGGGTACAGTTTTAGCAAATGAAGAAATAATTGAAATCGATGGAATTAGAGTTTCGGAACGAGGGCATTTCCCAGTTATTAGGAAACCTATGAAACAATGGGTTTTAAAAATAACTGCTTATGCTGATAAGCTATTAGAAGGTTTAAATGAATTGGATTGACCCGAAAGTCTTAAATTATTACAAAGAAATTGAATTGGTAAATCAGAAGGTCATGTTGTCGAATGAAACATTTTAAATTCAGATAAAACATTAAAAACATTTACTACAAGATTAGATACGATTTTTGGAGTTTCAGCTTTAGTAATAAGTCCAGAACACCCATTATTATTAAAATTAACTTCTTTAGATAAAAAGAAAGAAGTTAAAGAATATATAGAAATAGCAAAAACTAAAAACGATTTAGAAAGATCACAATTAAATAAACAAAAAACAGGTTTGTTTATAGGAACTTATGCAATACACCCATTAACAAAAGAAAAAATTCAAATATGGGTTTCTGATTATGTATTAATGACTTATGGCACTGGGGCTGTCATGTCAGTTCCTGCTCATGATTCTAGAGATTATGACTTTGCTAAAAAATATAGTTTAAACATAAAACCTATTATCGAAACCAAAGAATTACCTTATTTAGAAGATGGAAAACATATCAATTCTGACATGGCTAATGGATTGAATATTGAAGAAGCTAAGGAATCAATTTATTTTGCTTTAAAAGATATTAAAAAAATTGAAAAGAAAACAAATTACAAACTTAGAGATTGGGTTTTTTCACGTCAAAGATATTGAGGAGAGCCATTTCCAGTTTTATTTGATGAGGAAGATAATATTTATTTAGTAAAAGAATTGGTTAAATTACCAGAAATAAATAATATAAAACCATCAGGTACAACTAATGGGCCATTAGCAAATGTTAAAGAATGAATGAATGTCGAATATAAAAATAAAAAATATAAACATGATACAAATGTTATGCCACAATGAGCCGGTTCAAGTTGATATTTTTTAGCTTATATATTAAAAAATGAAGATGGAAGTTATACTCCTTTAAATAGTGAAGAAGCTAAAAAAAGATTTGAAAACTGAATGCCTGTAGATTTATATATTGGTGGTCAAGAGCATGCAGTATTACATTTATTATATGCAAGATTTTGACATAGATTTTTATATGATCTGGGTATAGTCAATACTAAGGAACCTTTTGCTAAATTAATAAATCAAGGTTTAATTTTAGGTCCTGATGGTCAAAAAATGTCAAAATCTCTTGGAAATGTAATAAACCCAGATGGATTGGTTGAATCACATGGAGCAGATGCTTTAAGATTATATGAAATGTTCATGGGGCCTTTAACAGATTCTAAATCTTGAAATACAGACTCTTTAAATGGTATGAGAAAATGGTTAGATAAGATTTATAATTTAATATTAAATTTAAAGGATAATATAGATATAGCGGAAAAAAACCCAAAATTAGATAGTAAAATTAATCAATTAATATTAGATATAAATGAAAATATTGAAAAATATAAATTTAATATAGCTATTAGTAAATTTATGGTTTTTGCTAATTATTTGTCAACATTAAATAAAATTAATTCTTTGAATATTATTAAAATTTTTGCTATTTTATTATCTCCTTTTGCCCCTCATATATCTGAAGAATTCTTAGAATTAATTGATGAAAAATCAATGCAATACCAAAATTGGCCATATGCCGACAAAGATAAAATAATTTCTGAAAATGTTCAAATTGGAATTCAAATTAATGGTAAGGTTAGAGGTCAAATTGAAATATTGCCTGAGTGAAATGAAGATGAAATAATAGAAATAGCTAAAAATATTCCAACTATTAAAAAATGATTAGAAAACAAACAAATAGTTAAAGTCATATATATTGAAAACAAAATCTTAAATATTATTATTAAATAG
- a CDS encoding helix-turn-helix domain-containing protein, producing the protein MKLKNEEKIKIIKLSNEGYSIKDLCEMYNVSKTTIATIRSLYKIHKYDFLSKNKKK; encoded by the coding sequence ATGAAATTAAAAAATGAAGAAAAAATAAAAATAATCAAACTTTCAAATGAAGGTTATAGCATTAAAGATTTATGTGAAATGTATAATGTAAGCAAAACTACAATAGCGACTATTAGATCTCTATATAAAATACATAAATATGATTTCTTAAGCAAAAACAAAAAAAAATAA
- a CDS encoding IS3 family transposase — protein sequence MVVYESRLKYPLNKMLLFFQIAKSTYFYILKNINEEDSNKKEKKLILDIFNKNKARYGYRRITLELKNRGFIINHKKVKRLMSELNIYGKQPKAKYKSYKGEIGKICKNLLLKKVVDKNKNITYFNRDFQTSNINQIWSTDVSEFHIASGKVYLSPIIDANSREIISYTISRSPNFKQTIDMLKIAFKKHKNLNGLILHSDQGWQYQMKEYRDILKEKNILQSMSRKGNCYDNCIIEIFFGTMKNEMFYGHEYEFKSLDELENAMHKYIKYYNENRIITKLRGMTPKQYRCHSLNNLK from the coding sequence ATTGTTGTATATGAATCAAGGCTAAAATATCCTTTAAATAAAATGCTATTATTTTTTCAAATTGCTAAATCTACATATTTTTATATTTTAAAAAATATAAATGAAGAGGATTCTAACAAGAAAGAAAAAAAATTAATTCTTGACATTTTTAATAAAAATAAAGCAAGGTATGGATATAGAAGAATAACTTTAGAACTAAAAAATAGAGGCTTTATTATCAATCATAAAAAAGTAAAACGATTAATGAGTGAGCTAAATATATACGGTAAGCAACCTAAAGCTAAATATAAATCATATAAAGGCGAAATTGGCAAAATATGCAAAAATCTTTTATTAAAAAAAGTTGTTGACAAGAATAAAAATATTACTTATTTTAATAGAGATTTTCAAACTAGCAACATAAACCAAATTTGGAGTACAGATGTTTCAGAATTTCATATTGCTTCTGGAAAAGTATATTTATCACCAATTATAGATGCAAATAGTCGCGAAATTATATCTTACACAATATCAAGAAGTCCAAATTTTAAACAAACTATTGATATGTTAAAAATTGCCTTTAAAAAACACAAAAATTTAAATGGTTTAATTTTGCACTCTGATCAGGGTTGACAATATCAAATGAAAGAATATAGAGATATTCTAAAAGAAAAAAACATTCTGCAAAGCATGTCTCGAAAAGGAAATTGTTATGACAATTGTATAATTGAAATTTTTTTCGGAACAATGAAGAATGAAATGTTTTACGGTCATGAATATGAATTTAAGTCATTAGATGAATTAGAAAACGCAATGCACAAATATATAAAGTATTATAATGAAAATAGAATAATAACAAAATTAAGAGGAATGACACCTAAACAATATAGATGCCATTCGCTTAATAATTTAAAATAA
- a CDS encoding variable surface lipoprotein, with amino-acid sequence MKKQKLFLMLSPLVATIPTLPLISASCDWLYAKPYKPQPKKPEIKLPNVPKPDESKRFDTKLLYECPKPLASNNDWPGPHQFWHYFININKLKVLDSLGNETSEYESKQRKIERYKEAQKAIDDFYQSMTANDALPEEWAQLKFQAIQKWKAELFEKNPELLHVSDQWESNYQFFTESRLRDKDPYIAYFSKDAIEEIRKQNISIVPLWLTFEAYLHSKSQTAAIKLATKKINKFFVYLLENVNDESKTLKEQLDLMPKDQKENLKELIQIILIDKMLIIDVNIALELENKLYAFPVPILEHFYDPANQYNKIVKLLNEFYNPLAYLMGFNTEDNDFFFDNKIPKYIWIKKYFLNKTEYGSNPKGHKILALKKHTLQSSIKALETWFDENNNSLNLKFKSIN; translated from the coding sequence ATGAAAAAACAAAAATTATTTTTAATGTTATCTCCTTTAGTCGCAACTATACCAACCTTACCGTTAATATCTGCAAGTTGTGATTGACTATATGCCAAACCATATAAACCTCAACCCAAAAAACCTGAAATTAAACTACCAAATGTCCCAAAACCAGATGAATCTAAAAGATTTGATACCAAATTGCTATATGAATGCCCTAAACCCTTGGCTTCAAATAATGATTGACCTGGACCTCATCAATTTTGACATTATTTTATAAATATCAACAAACTTAAAGTTTTAGACTCTTTGGGAAACGAAACTAGTGAATATGAATCTAAACAAAGAAAAATTGAACGTTATAAGGAAGCTCAAAAAGCCATAGACGATTTCTATCAAAGTATGACAGCAAATGATGCTTTACCTGAAGAATGAGCTCAATTAAAATTTCAAGCTATACAAAAATGAAAAGCTGAACTTTTTGAAAAAAATCCAGAATTATTACATGTTTCAGATCAATGAGAGAGTAATTATCAATTTTTTACCGAATCAAGACTTAGAGATAAAGACCCATATATCGCTTATTTTTCAAAAGATGCTATTGAAGAAATTAGAAAACAAAATATTTCTATTGTGCCTTTATGACTAACTTTTGAGGCTTATTTGCATTCAAAAAGTCAAACAGCTGCAATTAAGTTAGCAACTAAAAAAATTAATAAATTCTTTGTTTATCTTTTAGAAAATGTTAATGATGAATCTAAAACCTTAAAAGAACAATTAGATTTAATGCCAAAAGACCAAAAAGAAAATTTAAAAGAATTAATACAAATCATTTTAATAGATAAAATGTTAATAATTGATGTTAATATAGCTTTAGAATTGGAAAATAAACTTTATGCTTTTCCTGTTCCTATACTAGAGCATTTTTATGATCCGGCAAACCAATATAATAAAATTGTTAAGCTTTTAAATGAATTTTATAATCCCTTAGCTTACTTAATGGGTTTTAATACCGAAGACAATGATTTCTTTTTTGATAATAAAATTCCAAAATATATTTGAATTAAAAAATACTTTTTAAATAAAACAGAATATGGTTCAAATCCAAAAGGCCACAAGATTTTAGCTCTTAAAAAACACACTTTACAAAGTTCTATTAAAGCTTTGGAAACTTGATTTGACGAAAACAATAATTCCTTAAATTTAAAATTTAAATCAATTAATTAA
- a CDS encoding HTH domain-containing protein, producing MKYQEFKNCINPGDKSKSSYTVISDIIYLVLVATKNTKLFGAYIALWKRFNKSQNSWTFNDENGIFIIYPAEELAKTLNVSIRTSKQYLTDLKNLKIIVTSSEGVGYKNKIYFNKHDFVWEEHIENSEIKERINELEINKTFENLLKDYENEETKKRGY from the coding sequence ATGAAATACCAGGAATTTAAAAATTGCATTAATCCTGGAGATAAAAGTAAATCAAGTTATACAGTAATTTCAGATATTATTTATTTAGTTTTAGTTGCTACAAAGAACACAAAACTTTTTGGAGCCTACATAGCTTTATGAAAAAGATTTAATAAATCACAAAATTCTTGAACTTTTAATGATGAAAATGGGATTTTTATAATTTATCCAGCTGAAGAGCTTGCAAAAACATTAAATGTTAGTATTAGAACCTCTAAGCAATATTTAACTGATTTAAAAAATCTAAAAATTATTGTCACTTCTAGTGAAGGCGTTGGTTATAAAAATAAAATTTATTTTAATAAACATGATTTTGTTTGAGAAGAACATATTGAAAATTCAGAAATTAAAGAAAGAATTAATGAATTAGAAATTAATAAGACTTTCGAAAATTTACTAAAGGATTATGAAAATGAAGAAACAAAAAAACGAGGGTATTAA